The following coding sequences are from one Halorubrum sp. BOL3-1 window:
- the yqeC gene encoding selenium cofactor biosynthesis protein YqeC, producing the protein MNELVEALATADGTTCLVGAGGKKTTLYELADRLDRAILTATVRIPIFDRKVAAVRVTSDPIAALKDADDNQFPLGLVPERERDDRYRGYEPAIVDGLASAHDGPVLVKADGARTRLLKAPNDREPQIPPEADTVVPVASVGAVGKSLSSEVVHRPERVAAITDAEIGDEITPKLVGRVLADERGGLKGIPADARPIPLINAVDDATDETVAREIAAVVHDRADVPLVVLARMIEGEIVDVLE; encoded by the coding sequence ATGAACGAGCTCGTGGAGGCGCTCGCCACGGCCGACGGAACGACTTGTCTCGTCGGTGCGGGCGGAAAGAAGACGACGCTGTACGAGCTTGCGGACCGGCTCGATCGGGCGATCCTCACAGCGACGGTGCGGATCCCGATATTCGACCGGAAGGTCGCCGCAGTTCGGGTAACGAGCGATCCGATCGCCGCGCTCAAAGACGCGGACGACAACCAGTTTCCGCTCGGACTGGTTCCGGAGCGCGAGCGCGACGACCGGTACCGGGGGTACGAACCCGCGATCGTCGACGGCCTCGCGAGCGCTCACGACGGACCGGTCCTGGTGAAAGCCGACGGGGCTCGGACACGACTCCTGAAGGCGCCGAACGACCGCGAGCCGCAGATACCTCCCGAAGCGGACACCGTGGTTCCGGTGGCGAGCGTCGGGGCGGTCGGCAAATCGTTGTCCTCGGAGGTCGTCCACCGGCCCGAGCGCGTCGCGGCGATCACCGACGCCGAGATCGGCGACGAGATTACCCCGAAACTGGTCGGACGCGTCCTCGCCGACGAGCGTGGCGGATTAAAAGGGATCCCGGCGGACGCGAGGCCGATCCCGCTAATAAACGCGGTCGACGACGCAACCGACGAGACGGTCGCGCGGGAGATCGCGGCAGTCGTTCACGACCGTGCCGACGTGCCGCTGGTCGTCCTCGCGCGGATGATCGAGGGGGAAATCGTCGACGTCCTCGAATGA
- a CDS encoding aminomethyl transferase family protein yields MVHEQEHPNCPSVDQSDRTLPRNLRQTGDPGIEMLVSTRVRKSPFFDKSFNENGAWRCTVYNRLYHPRGLVEPEDGGAMAEYEALTNDVTIWDVAVERQIRVKGPDAEALTNHVVTRDVSSMDAMDGKYVILCNEDGGVLNDPVLLRPAEDEFWFSISDNTLMQWIQGVNVGMDFDVEIDEIDVAPMQIQGPLSEDVMVDVVGEEVSEIPYYGLMESQVNGVDVLISQTGFSGEKGFEIYVKEASKYAERVWDPVHESVIDHGGMQIAPGHHRRIAAGIMSWGQDLDHETSPFQVNLGYHVPDDKDVDYIGKEALEEQKAQIENGDYPFNHKMIGMKMAGEPIHDYASDFWLISDPESGDEVGYLTSPWYNPELETNIGMGFVPAEMIEAETDVPLDDSVYDENLDLEFEVHLPDEYAEEPGEPVFASAAEIPFKESVNPSAREQAKLSAKQEAESDN; encoded by the coding sequence ATGGTTCACGAGCAGGAACATCCAAATTGCCCAAGTGTTGACCAGTCAGATCGTACGCTCCCCCGAAACCTCAGGCAGACCGGAGATCCGGGGATTGAGATGCTCGTCTCGACGCGCGTCCGCAAGTCGCCGTTCTTCGACAAGTCGTTCAACGAGAACGGCGCCTGGCGGTGTACCGTCTACAACCGCCTCTACCACCCACGCGGGCTGGTCGAACCGGAAGACGGGGGCGCCATGGCCGAGTACGAGGCGCTGACCAACGACGTGACCATCTGGGACGTCGCCGTCGAGCGCCAGATCCGTGTGAAGGGCCCCGACGCCGAGGCGCTTACCAACCACGTCGTCACCCGCGACGTGAGTTCCATGGACGCGATGGACGGCAAGTACGTCATCCTCTGTAACGAGGACGGCGGCGTGTTGAACGACCCGGTGCTCCTCCGGCCGGCCGAGGACGAGTTCTGGTTCTCCATTTCGGACAACACGCTGATGCAGTGGATACAGGGCGTCAACGTCGGTATGGACTTCGACGTCGAGATCGACGAGATCGACGTCGCTCCGATGCAGATCCAGGGGCCGCTCTCCGAGGACGTGATGGTTGACGTCGTCGGCGAGGAGGTCAGCGAGATCCCCTACTACGGTCTGATGGAGTCGCAGGTCAACGGGGTCGACGTGCTCATCAGCCAGACCGGCTTCTCCGGCGAAAAGGGCTTCGAGATCTACGTGAAGGAGGCCTCGAAGTACGCTGAGCGGGTCTGGGACCCGGTGCACGAGAGCGTCATCGACCACGGCGGCATGCAGATCGCTCCCGGTCACCACCGCCGGATCGCCGCGGGCATCATGTCGTGGGGGCAGGACCTCGACCACGAGACGTCTCCGTTCCAGGTGAATCTCGGCTACCACGTCCCCGACGACAAGGACGTCGACTACATCGGCAAGGAGGCGCTCGAAGAGCAGAAAGCGCAAATCGAGAACGGCGACTACCCGTTCAATCACAAGATGATCGGGATGAAGATGGCCGGTGAGCCGATCCACGATTACGCATCGGACTTCTGGCTCATCTCCGATCCCGAAAGCGGCGACGAGGTCGGCTACCTGACATCGCCGTGGTACAACCCCGAACTCGAGACCAACATCGGAATGGGGTTCGTGCCCGCCGAGATGATCGAAGCCGAAACCGACGTCCCGCTGGACGACTCGGTGTACGACGAGAACCTCGATTTGGAGTTCGAGGTCCATCTGCCCGACGAGTACGCCGAGGAGCCCGGCGAGCCGGTGTTCGCCAGCGCCGCGGAGATCCCGTTCAAGGAGTCTGTCAACCCGAGCGCCCGCGAACAGGCAAAACTCAGCGCGAAGCAGGAGGCTGAATCGGACAACTAG
- a CDS encoding helix-turn-helix domain-containing protein → MSIIVTIHVEHERLALVPTLERLDGVDIEVVTQGTTDPGSSEFPFLVDYDDRGALERALNDDPTINEYKLVEWTGEGGVYYIEHTPETKLISTAVSDANGFLIHTESKRNGWLVRLLLPDRAALSTVWEHARENGMRLDIVEIHDNETTDSGPSYGLTDEQRTTLLTAYEEGYFLEPREMSLDELADELGLSSTAVSGRLRRGMRNLVAATIATEGPEQ, encoded by the coding sequence ATGTCTATCATTGTCACGATTCACGTCGAACACGAACGGCTCGCGCTGGTGCCCACGCTGGAGCGACTCGACGGGGTGGATATCGAAGTCGTCACGCAGGGGACCACGGACCCCGGGTCCTCGGAGTTCCCGTTCCTCGTCGACTACGACGACCGCGGCGCCCTCGAGCGGGCACTAAACGATGATCCGACCATCAACGAGTACAAACTCGTCGAGTGGACCGGTGAGGGCGGCGTCTACTACATCGAACACACGCCGGAAACGAAGCTCATCAGCACCGCCGTCTCGGACGCCAACGGGTTCCTCATCCACACCGAATCGAAGCGGAACGGCTGGTTGGTGCGGCTACTTCTCCCCGACAGGGCGGCTCTCAGTACCGTCTGGGAACACGCAAGAGAAAACGGGATGCGACTCGATATCGTCGAAATCCACGACAACGAGACCACGGACTCCGGGCCGTCTTACGGACTCACCGACGAGCAGCGGACGACGCTGCTCACCGCTTACGAGGAGGGGTACTTCCTCGAACCGCGCGAGATGTCGCTCGACGAACTGGCCGACGAGCTTGGGCTGTCGTCGACGGCGGTGAGCGGTCGCTTACGACGTGGTATGCGCAACCTCGTCGCGGCGACGATCGCCACGGAAGGCCCCGAACAGTGA
- the folP gene encoding dihydropteroate synthase, with protein sequence MRYHEAADFLFDLRRYPPAEGIESTQDLLAHLDGPEEGLRVIQVAGSNGKGSTARMVESVLRQAGYDVGLYTSPHLNDVRERVHINGRRVSKRAVSEFVERVESHVNDRATAGDPPTFFEALTALAVWSFARADADVAVLEVGIGGRYDATSALSTDAAAVTSVSLEHTEMLGDTVGEIARDLAAVAPADAPLVTAATGSALSAVESVADTYVIGETDDADLRVTNRGREGLEQAVGLASDDWSTGTYLPVLGEHQVRNAGVAAALARQFDAVSPAAIERGLRNAHWPGRFEVMERDPLVVLDGAHNPGSCEALAGTLSTFEFDSLHLVFGAMSDKDLSEMVAALPDADYIHTCRPDLDRAETAGVLASSFGGAADVTARGSVADAVDAAVSAADAADAVLICGSLRVVADARPRWSRLGVPRRVGDLETADAVLEAADVDADGVRRTREDGVTRVVTTRLPPRQAGHLRRAFLSVGGQCALSGFSTRGREPVDAVLMGTVRQFRQAFDRLDDGPHGLGVVSDELRETLDPGDTSETGPEAPYPWASGTAVMGVLNVTPDSFHDGGRFEAREDAVDRAEAMVEAGADIVDVGGESTRPGADPVPVDEEVERVRSVVEALSDLDALVSIDTRKAAVARAALSVGADILNDVSGLEDPEMRLVAAEHDVPVVVMHSIETPVDPDADVEYDDVVRDTLEALSERVLLAEKAGLDRSQIVVDPGIGFGKSAAESFELLGRVDEFRALGCPVLVGHSRKSMFGLAGRETSDDRLPATLAATSLAVDRGVDIVRVHDVEENVAAVRTAELAADPPAEDGSAE encoded by the coding sequence ATGAGATACCACGAGGCAGCGGATTTCCTCTTCGACCTCCGTCGGTACCCGCCGGCCGAGGGTATCGAGTCGACGCAGGACCTGCTTGCGCACCTCGACGGGCCCGAAGAGGGGCTACGGGTGATCCAGGTGGCGGGGTCGAACGGGAAGGGGAGCACCGCTCGGATGGTCGAGAGCGTGCTGCGGCAGGCCGGGTACGACGTCGGTCTCTACACGTCTCCCCACCTGAACGACGTCAGGGAGCGGGTCCACATCAACGGTCGGCGGGTCTCTAAACGGGCCGTCTCCGAGTTCGTCGAGCGCGTGGAGTCGCACGTGAACGACCGGGCGACCGCGGGCGACCCGCCGACGTTCTTCGAGGCCCTCACGGCGCTTGCCGTCTGGTCGTTCGCCCGCGCGGACGCGGACGTCGCCGTGCTCGAGGTCGGTATCGGCGGCCGCTACGACGCGACGAGCGCGCTCAGTACCGACGCCGCAGCGGTCACGAGCGTCTCGCTTGAACACACGGAGATGCTCGGTGACACCGTCGGGGAAATCGCACGCGACCTGGCCGCCGTCGCCCCCGCTGACGCGCCGCTCGTCACCGCCGCGACCGGGTCGGCGCTGTCGGCCGTCGAGTCCGTCGCCGACACTTACGTGATCGGCGAGACCGACGACGCCGACCTCCGGGTGACGAACCGCGGCCGCGAGGGTCTCGAACAGGCGGTCGGGCTGGCGTCCGACGACTGGTCGACGGGGACGTACCTCCCGGTGTTGGGCGAGCACCAGGTCCGCAACGCCGGCGTCGCCGCGGCGCTGGCCCGGCAGTTCGACGCGGTCTCCCCCGCTGCCATCGAGCGCGGCCTCCGGAACGCACACTGGCCGGGCCGCTTCGAGGTGATGGAGCGGGATCCGCTCGTCGTGCTGGACGGCGCACATAATCCGGGAAGTTGCGAGGCGCTGGCCGGGACGCTCTCGACGTTCGAGTTTGACTCGCTCCATCTCGTCTTCGGCGCGATGTCCGACAAGGACCTCTCGGAGATGGTGGCGGCGCTGCCGGACGCCGACTATATCCACACCTGCCGTCCGGACCTCGACCGGGCGGAGACGGCCGGGGTACTCGCGTCGTCGTTCGGCGGCGCCGCCGACGTCACCGCGCGAGGCTCCGTCGCCGACGCCGTCGACGCCGCGGTTTCGGCCGCCGACGCGGCCGACGCCGTACTGATCTGTGGGTCGCTGCGGGTCGTCGCGGATGCCCGCCCTCGGTGGTCACGATTGGGCGTCCCCCGGCGCGTCGGTGATCTCGAAACTGCCGACGCGGTCCTCGAAGCCGCTGACGTGGACGCCGACGGGGTTCGCCGGACGCGTGAGGACGGGGTGACCCGGGTCGTCACGACTCGCCTTCCGCCTCGACAGGCCGGTCACCTCAGGCGAGCGTTCCTATCGGTCGGCGGCCAGTGTGCCCTCTCCGGGTTCTCCACGCGGGGGCGCGAGCCAGTCGACGCGGTGCTGATGGGGACGGTCAGGCAGTTCCGGCAGGCGTTCGACAGGCTCGACGACGGGCCTCACGGGCTCGGAGTCGTGAGCGACGAGCTGCGAGAGACCCTAGACCCCGGAGACACATCCGAGACGGGACCGGAGGCCCCCTATCCGTGGGCGTCCGGAACCGCCGTCATGGGCGTGTTGAACGTCACGCCGGACTCGTTTCACGACGGCGGACGCTTCGAGGCCCGCGAGGACGCCGTCGACCGCGCGGAGGCGATGGTCGAGGCCGGTGCCGACATCGTTGACGTCGGCGGAGAGTCCACCCGGCCGGGCGCCGATCCCGTGCCGGTCGACGAAGAGGTCGAACGCGTGCGCTCGGTCGTCGAGGCGCTGTCCGACCTCGACGCCCTCGTCTCGATCGACACGCGGAAAGCCGCGGTAGCGCGGGCGGCGCTTTCGGTCGGCGCCGACATACTTAACGACGTCTCGGGGCTCGAAGACCCGGAGATGCGGCTGGTCGCCGCCGAACACGACGTCCCGGTCGTCGTGATGCACTCGATCGAGACGCCGGTCGACCCGGACGCCGATGTGGAGTACGACGACGTCGTTCGCGACACGCTGGAGGCGCTCTCCGAACGGGTGCTCTTAGCGGAGAAGGCCGGGTTAGACCGCTCGCAGATCGTCGTTGACCCGGGAATCGGCTTCGGGAAGTCCGCCGCCGAGAGCTTCGAACTCCTGGGCCGGGTCGACGAGTTCCGCGCGCTCGGCTGTCCGGTGCTCGTCGGCCACTCACGCAAGTCGATGTTCGGTCTCGCCGGGCGCGAGACCTCCGACGACCGCCTTCCCGCGACTCTCGCGGCGACGTCGCTAGCGGTCGACCGAGGGGTAGACATCGTTCGGGTACACGACGTCGAGGAGAACGTCGCGGCGGTGCGGACCGCCGAGCTGGCCGCCGATCCACCCGCCGAAGACGGGTCGGCGGAGTAG
- a CDS encoding ester cyclase codes for MSETELPDRELVRDCLTAFNEQDRDLMTELLAAEVIEHGIRDEHRGVEEILESLDAHFETFPDYGGTTEAIVAEDDLVTVRHSATETHTRHYRDIEPTGHTVEWGGIAIYRVEDGEIAEI; via the coding sequence ATGTCAGAAACCGAACTCCCCGACAGAGAACTGGTTCGCGACTGTCTGACGGCGTTCAACGAACAGGACAGAGACCTGATGACCGAGCTGCTCGCCGCCGAGGTCATCGAGCACGGAATCCGCGACGAACACCGCGGGGTCGAAGAGATACTGGAGTCCCTCGACGCCCACTTCGAGACGTTTCCCGACTACGGCGGGACTACGGAGGCGATAGTGGCCGAGGACGACCTCGTCACCGTACGACACTCTGCCACCGAGACCCACACGAGACACTACCGCGATATCGAGCCGACCGGCCACACGGTCGAGTGGGGCGGTATTGCGATATACCGCGTCGAGGACGGCGAAATAGCCGAAATCTGA
- a CDS encoding bifunctional methylenetetrahydrofolate dehydrogenase/methenyltetrahydrofolate cyclohydrolase gives MTTIIDGNEIGDRIRADVGDCVTTLANTGVTPGLATVLMSDDGASETYVSMKQRACEDLGIESYHHEIDADAPAERLFDRVEELNEDPSVHGILVQMPVPDHVDTRRILRCIDPMKDVDGFHPENVGRLVAGDARYKPCTPHGVQKLLAAADVDTEGKDAVVVGRSDIVGKPMANLLLQKAPDGNATTTVCHSRTADLAAKTRAADIVIAAAGVPEMIDGSMLAEGAVVIDVGVNRVDADTEKGYELVGDVEFESAKRKASAITPVPGGVGPLTIAMLMYNTTKAASLQSGVDVELP, from the coding sequence ATGACAACGATAATCGACGGGAACGAGATCGGAGATCGGATCCGGGCCGACGTCGGCGACTGCGTGACGACCCTCGCGAACACGGGGGTCACACCGGGGTTGGCGACGGTGCTGATGAGCGACGACGGGGCGAGCGAGACGTACGTCTCGATGAAACAGCGGGCCTGCGAGGATCTCGGCATCGAAAGCTACCATCACGAGATCGACGCCGACGCGCCCGCCGAACGGCTCTTCGACCGAGTCGAGGAACTGAACGAGGACCCTTCGGTCCACGGGATCTTGGTCCAGATGCCGGTTCCCGATCACGTCGACACTCGGCGGATCCTCCGGTGTATCGACCCGATGAAAGACGTCGACGGCTTCCATCCTGAGAACGTCGGTCGGTTAGTTGCCGGTGACGCGCGTTACAAGCCGTGTACGCCCCACGGCGTACAGAAACTCCTCGCGGCCGCCGATGTCGACACCGAGGGGAAAGACGCCGTCGTCGTCGGCCGGTCGGACATCGTCGGCAAGCCGATGGCGAACCTGTTGCTACAGAAGGCGCCGGACGGCAACGCCACGACGACGGTGTGTCACTCCCGAACCGCCGATCTGGCGGCGAAGACCCGGGCCGCCGACATCGTCATCGCCGCCGCGGGCGTTCCGGAGATGATCGACGGATCGATGCTCGCAGAGGGCGCCGTCGTCATCGACGTCGGCGTCAATCGGGTCGACGCCGATACCGAGAAAGGATACGAACTGGTCGGCGACGTCGAGTTCGAGAGCGCGAAACGAAAGGCGTCGGCCATCACGCCGGTTCCCGGCGGCGTCGGCCCGCTCACTATCGCGATGCTCATGTACAACACGACGAAGGCCGCCAGCCTCCAGTCGGGCGTCGACGTCGAGCTCCCGTAG
- a CDS encoding anthranilate synthase component I family protein, with product MNDPIVVTEKESFVDTAATAPSGARIPVEVRVTVSDPFESYRRVRDPDGDGVFLETTGGQSGWGYFAIDPVERVQVGAEAPSLDGTSPSVEAIDALIDRQQLVRGDCDVPYPCGAFGWLSYDIARELEDLPTTTVSDGLPRLQLGVFDRVAAWEEPRGDEATRLRVTACPAVDGSPAEVYEAGRDRALALAEAALLGDGRTAPLTTPDRRATFESECGRDEFADRVRAVKEHIRDGDTFQANISHRLVAPVTVNPVDAYAALRRVNPAPYSSFIEFPGVDLVSASPELLIDVEGDRLLTEPIAGTRPRGETAAADTDLEADLLSDGKERAEHAMLVDLERNDLGKVSEYGTVDVREYRRVDRYSEVMHLVSLVEGRRRTDCSVADTVAAVFPGGTVTGAPKPRTMEIIDEMEATRRGPYTGSIGVFGFDDRATLNIVIRTLVRRGGEYRLRVGAGVVHDSVPESEYEETLDKARALVTAVDEALGERGALEVDAASDPLEGGR from the coding sequence ATGAACGACCCAATAGTCGTCACGGAGAAGGAATCGTTCGTCGACACGGCCGCGACCGCTCCGAGCGGTGCACGTATTCCGGTCGAGGTGCGGGTCACCGTCTCGGACCCGTTCGAGTCGTACAGGCGGGTACGAGACCCGGACGGCGACGGCGTATTCCTGGAAACCACCGGCGGACAGTCTGGCTGGGGCTACTTCGCAATCGACCCGGTCGAACGGGTTCAGGTGGGCGCGGAGGCGCCGTCGCTTGACGGGACCAGTCCCAGCGTCGAGGCCATCGACGCCCTGATCGACCGCCAACAGTTGGTTCGCGGCGACTGCGACGTGCCGTACCCCTGCGGCGCGTTCGGTTGGCTCTCGTACGACATCGCCCGGGAGCTGGAGGACCTGCCGACGACGACGGTGTCGGACGGGTTGCCTCGGCTGCAACTCGGCGTGTTCGACCGGGTCGCCGCGTGGGAGGAGCCGCGCGGTGACGAGGCGACTCGGCTGCGTGTGACCGCGTGCCCGGCCGTCGACGGATCGCCCGCGGAGGTCTACGAGGCCGGCCGGGACCGAGCGCTCGCGCTCGCCGAGGCGGCACTACTCGGCGACGGTCGGACCGCTCCGCTGACGACCCCCGACCGACGAGCGACGTTCGAGAGCGAGTGCGGTCGAGACGAGTTCGCCGATCGGGTGCGGGCGGTCAAAGAACACATCCGAGACGGAGACACCTTCCAAGCGAACATCTCTCACCGGCTGGTCGCGCCGGTGACGGTCAATCCGGTCGACGCGTACGCGGCGCTGCGCCGGGTCAACCCCGCTCCCTACTCGTCGTTCATTGAGTTCCCGGGAGTCGACCTGGTGAGCGCGAGCCCCGAACTCCTGATCGACGTGGAGGGCGACCGCCTGCTTACCGAACCGATCGCCGGCACGCGACCGCGCGGCGAGACCGCCGCGGCCGATACCGACCTTGAGGCGGACCTCCTGTCCGACGGGAAAGAGCGCGCGGAACACGCGATGTTGGTCGACCTCGAACGCAACGACCTCGGCAAGGTCAGCGAGTACGGCACCGTCGACGTCCGGGAGTACCGTCGAGTCGACCGATACTCGGAGGTGATGCACCTGGTCAGTCTCGTCGAAGGGCGGCGTCGCACCGACTGCTCGGTCGCCGACACGGTCGCCGCGGTGTTCCCGGGCGGCACGGTCACCGGTGCGCCGAAACCGCGGACGATGGAGATCATCGACGAGATGGAGGCGACTCGGCGGGGGCCCTACACCGGCTCGATCGGCGTCTTCGGCTTCGACGACCGAGCGACGCTCAACATCGTCATCCGCACCCTCGTCCGGCGCGGCGGGGAGTACCGGTTGCGGGTCGGCGCCGGCGTCGTCCACGACTCCGTTCCGGAGTCTGAGTACGAGGAGACCTTGGATAAGGCCCGCGCGCTGGTGACGGCGGTCGACGAGGCGCTCGGAGAGCGGGGAGCCCTCGAGGTCGACGCCGCGAGCGACCCGCTGGAGGGCGGCCGATGA
- a CDS encoding aminodeoxychorismate/anthranilate synthase component II — MILVIDNYDSFAYNLVQYVGEFDDVIVERNDAVDVADVRDLDPDGIVVSPGPGTPEAAGVSVPVFEELSYPTLGVCLGHQALCAANGAAVGHAPEVIHGKPSLVRHDRAGLYDGVDDPFEVGRYHSLAVERDDLPDDLEETAHTIVEGRTEGADGSDGANGAGRSDGADGDAGIVMGVRHRERPHVGVQFHPESILTSPGKRIVENFCASVADR; from the coding sequence ATGATACTCGTCATCGACAACTACGACTCGTTCGCGTACAACCTCGTCCAGTACGTCGGCGAGTTCGACGACGTCATCGTCGAGCGAAACGACGCGGTCGACGTCGCCGACGTCCGCGACCTCGATCCCGACGGCATCGTCGTCTCGCCGGGTCCCGGGACGCCCGAGGCCGCCGGCGTCTCGGTCCCCGTCTTCGAGGAACTCTCGTACCCGACGTTGGGCGTCTGTCTGGGCCACCAAGCGCTGTGTGCTGCCAACGGGGCCGCCGTCGGCCACGCCCCCGAGGTGATCCACGGAAAGCCGTCGCTGGTCCGTCACGACCGCGCGGGCCTCTACGACGGAGTGGACGACCCGTTCGAGGTAGGCCGCTACCACTCGCTGGCCGTCGAGCGCGACGACCTGCCCGACGACCTCGAGGAGACCGCCCACACCATCGTCGAGGGACGGACGGAAGGAGCGGACGGTTCGGACGGGGCAAACGGGGCAGGCCGTTCGGACGGGGCGGACGGCGACGCCGGCATCGTGATGGGCGTCCGCCACAGAGAGCGGCCGCACGTCGGCGTACAGTTCCACCCGGAGAGCATCCTCACGAGTCCGGGAAAGCGCATCGTCGAGAACTTCTGTGCGAGCGTCGCCGACCGCTGA
- a CDS encoding BCCT family transporter, whose protein sequence is MSTGSQSGGFAGTVLVPLCAVSGGIVLAGFFFPEFIGETVSGEAWLTVALVFFSSGLGYLAVLPYSSDDEGTSPESYLLRVRRRGVREMLRGFLDRQELATLVPAVVLFALFFLLQAAFPDSVSLVVDGVTDAVLGAGGPVFLGAVFVSVCYCLFLLLGPWGGVKLGGPDVEPSYTLPTYFTLVFTAGIAAGVVFWGPAEALFHYQTPPPYVDAAPESNAAIGGALTYALFHWGLSAWSAYAVIGVPIAYFVFNRGAPLRVSTILAPFLGVERLDSPWSRLVDTLAVFAIIGGIATSVALVSEQFLTGTNFQWGVTAGTLGPVLFVGGLTLIYTVSAVSGVHRGIRRISGVTMLLFVLFAALVVAVGPGSFVLERGTRALGNYAVNFVPLSVYLDGQWVADWTVWNWSWWFSWAPFAGLFIAALSRGRRVRTVVFVSVVATSAATMVWFLILGGTSLFVQHTGQADVLAVMSSYDSAESVAGFPLFEALPLGQLLMFLFLALIIMFMATSADTSTLVVSTLAAERGVAPSSASIVFWGVLQGSVAVAALLAGGAGTLQALAVLTGGPFAVLSLVALIGLTVTFYRHEGGHTSVIGHVRKRLPDVQARPELDPSDEE, encoded by the coding sequence ATGAGCACCGGGAGCCAAAGCGGAGGATTCGCCGGGACCGTCCTCGTGCCGCTGTGTGCCGTCTCCGGGGGCATCGTGCTCGCCGGATTCTTTTTTCCTGAGTTTATCGGTGAAACCGTCTCCGGCGAGGCGTGGCTGACGGTCGCCTTGGTGTTTTTCAGCTCCGGGCTCGGTTACCTCGCCGTTCTCCCCTACTCGTCCGACGACGAGGGAACGTCGCCGGAGTCCTACCTGTTGCGGGTCCGCCGTCGCGGCGTGCGAGAGATGCTACGCGGGTTCCTCGACCGACAGGAACTGGCGACGCTGGTGCCGGCCGTCGTCCTGTTCGCGCTGTTCTTCCTCCTACAGGCGGCCTTTCCCGACTCCGTCTCGCTCGTCGTCGACGGGGTGACCGACGCGGTGCTCGGTGCCGGCGGTCCGGTCTTCCTCGGTGCGGTCTTCGTGTCGGTCTGCTACTGTCTCTTCCTCCTCCTCGGCCCTTGGGGCGGGGTCAAACTCGGCGGCCCCGACGTCGAGCCGTCCTACACCCTGCCGACGTACTTCACGCTCGTCTTCACCGCCGGGATCGCCGCGGGCGTGGTGTTCTGGGGACCGGCCGAGGCGCTGTTCCACTACCAGACCCCGCCGCCGTACGTCGACGCCGCGCCGGAGTCGAACGCCGCGATCGGCGGCGCGCTGACGTACGCCCTGTTCCACTGGGGGCTGTCGGCCTGGAGCGCCTACGCCGTCATCGGGGTACCCATCGCCTACTTCGTTTTCAACAGGGGCGCCCCGCTGCGCGTCTCGACGATCCTGGCACCCTTCCTCGGCGTCGAGCGGTTGGACTCGCCGTGGAGCAGGCTCGTGGACACGCTCGCGGTGTTCGCGATCATCGGCGGCATCGCGACGTCCGTCGCGCTGGTGAGCGAGCAGTTCCTCACGGGTACGAACTTCCAGTGGGGCGTTACGGCGGGGACGTTGGGTCCGGTGTTGTTCGTGGGCGGACTCACCCTGATCTACACCGTATCGGCGGTGAGCGGCGTCCACCGCGGTATCCGTCGCATCTCGGGCGTGACGATGCTGCTCTTCGTCCTCTTCGCCGCGCTCGTCGTCGCCGTCGGGCCGGGGTCGTTCGTCCTCGAGCGCGGAACGCGGGCCCTCGGGAACTACGCGGTCAACTTCGTCCCGCTGAGCGTCTACCTCGACGGGCAGTGGGTCGCCGACTGGACCGTCTGGAACTGGTCGTGGTGGTTCTCGTGGGCGCCGTTCGCCGGCCTGTTCATCGCTGCCCTCTCCCGCGGACGGCGCGTCAGAACGGTGGTGTTCGTCAGCGTCGTCGCCACGTCCGCCGCGACGATGGTCTGGTTCCTGATCCTGGGCGGCACGTCACTTTTCGTCCAGCACACCGGGCAGGCGGACGTTCTGGCGGTCATGTCGTCGTACGACAGCGCCGAATCCGTCGCCGGGTTCCCGCTGTTCGAGGCGCTCCCGCTCGGCCAGCTCCTGATGTTCCTCTTTCTGGCGCTCATCATCATGTTCATGGCGACGTCGGCGGACACGTCGACGCTCGTCGTCTCGACGCTGGCGGCCGAGCGGGGGGTCGCACCGTCGAGCGCGAGCATCGTCTTCTGGGGGGTGCTACAGGGGAGCGTCGCCGTCGCCGCGCTGCTCGCCGGCGGCGCCGGGACGCTCCAGGCGCTGGCCGTCCTGACCGGCGGCCCGTTCGCCGTCCTGTCGCTCGTGGCGCTGATCGGACTCACCGTCACGTTCTACCGACACGAGGGGGGACACACCTCCGTCATCGGCCACGTCCGGAAGCGGCTCCCCGATGTTCAGGCCCGTCCCGAGTTGGACCCGTCGGACGAGGAGTGA